Proteins encoded together in one Macrobrachium rosenbergii isolate ZJJX-2024 chromosome 45, ASM4041242v1, whole genome shotgun sequence window:
- the LOC136829922 gene encoding uncharacterized protein, which translates to MNADLFVRWLTSQLLPSLPEPAVLVLDNAPYHNQLREDSRCPNFSTIKADIMKWLRCRQIPFPPNATRPELLQICEQNRPLPVYNIDIIRSWGHEVVRLSPAHPELNAIEQVWGFMKKRVRSSLQRFTRADLHARIEEAKVG; encoded by the coding sequence ATGAATGCCGACCTCTTCGTTCGTTGGCTCACGTCCCAACTTCTTCCATCATTGCCTGAGCCAGCAGTGCTTGTGCTTGATAATGCACCCTACCACAACCAACTGAGGGAAGATAGTCGTTGCCCAAACTTCTCCACCATTAAAGCAGATATCATGAAATGGTTGAGGTGCCGCCAGATACCATTCCCTCCAAACGCCACACGCCCTGAGCTGTTGCAAATCTGCGAGCAAAATCGCCCACTACCTGTGTATAATATTGACATCATCCGTTCATGGGGACATGAAGTCGTCCGACTATCACCTGCTCATCCTGAGCTCAATGCTATTGAGCAGGTCTGGGGCTTTATGAAAAAACGTGTGCGTTCCTCATTGCAGCGATTCACTCGGGCAGATTTACATGCCAGAATAGAGGAAGCGAAGGTTGGTTAG